In Telopea speciosissima isolate NSW1024214 ecotype Mountain lineage chromosome 10, Tspe_v1, whole genome shotgun sequence, the DNA window agcatacacaacagtacctcgtcttggatgttcttggttgATTCATCCATGacaagcgcaaacaaataaggtcTTAGGGATGAaacttgatgtaacccaacagTAATTGGAAATTCATTGCCCTGGCCTctcacagatctcacactagtcaccataccctcatacatatttttaattatatctatatatttactcgacactCCTCTCTTTGCAAGAACATGCCAAATTAAATCTccagggactctgtcataggccttctccaagtcaataaagactatatggagatccttcttactagttctacatctttccatgaggCTTCTTagtaggtagatagcttctgtcgtggatctacctagcataaaaccaaattgattcttcaagatatgagtctctcttctcagacgGACTGCAATAatcttctcccaaagtttcattaaagagcaagagtgaattTAAATGAAATAGGAAATTTGAAGCATCTCCTCaattatttcagaatttctattccacttgatttctattaatgcaaaaatcaaaccaaaactttTGAAATAGAATTCAcccccctgaaattgaaataaaaaccataccaaatcaggcttacatttttctttcaaatcaaAAACTGTTTTAAGGTTGTCTTTGAGAaaacttccaattctatttCTGTTCTCTGGGATAGAACCATTTCTACAATCATTTAATATGATCTCCAATAGGGGTGTTAATCAGTTAGTTCGATTTAGTCCGATTTTTCAATCGATTTGGTGGGTTATCTCAATTCGGTTTAAGTTTTGATACCCCTATCTAAGGCTGTtgttacacccccatcccaaaaaaggataaaatacaataaaagggtgtatgattaggatgacacgtgtcacccCACACCGtctggatctcgatgcagtggctcgAATCACAGTCAACTCAATACAACTCATATGTACATCAGAGTGCGAGAATAAATACATTTATAATAAAAGTAAATGTAGATGCAAAAGAATGGAAGcgtttacaataataaaagcgTTCAAAAGTCTATGTGATAGACAAATAATATATTACAGCCTTTCTCAAGTGGTTAAGTAAAACTAAGAACAACAGTAATTATTAAAGAGTTTATACCATACAAATGACGAAACttaaaaggaataaagaaataagTATCTCGATCCAAGTGTCCCATTGGCACAGTCATCAACATCTAATCAACATCATAGATATAAGTCACCGATTGCACGTCAGCAACACCGAGCAAAACATATCCAAGGGGAAAAGCCACAGAGATTTCCACCAAAACATCACCTGCAACGCATCTAAAAAGGTTGCACAAAGAGatgtaagctccactgagcccagtgaggggatggggaacataCAAACAATAACACATAGTCCAAGATGCATGAATTAGTTAAcaatattagccacctagcaaacatgtctaagtcactaggttcttGCTATTGCAACAGCTCGGGAAACATCacggatcacttatcttatcaccacgatgcaacctcaattgttaTCTTGGGGCCCGCATCGGTAGAAGCCACTCGCCACCCaaaggcagaccccgataaccaatgatcatccctgacctggcctcgtatcactcctcaggcacacaaggagccttggttacccaacacctaaacccctgttggtaagggtcgtagcaaggggaACATAACCCTAACCATTCTATGTgaactatcgtgtcgagaggtatttcggatGCATCAACGttccataccatctagtactcgggtaccagcacaacacgacGCATGACAAACCATATAATAGCACTAACCGTATGATGCAATATGATattatcgtatcgagaggtattccaggtacatcgacgtcccataccatctatcacccgggtactagcacgaCACGGCGCATGACAGACCAATTATAAACATGATGAACATTAACCAGCCACATTCATAACGCATACATTCACAATTTTCACAAACATAGTTATAATAATGCAAGAATGAGTATGCATGAGAAATGGCATTCAAGCATAacataatgcaaaacactcccaaattaaatcaaatccacACCCGCTCACCTATTAGTTCGTGATTGGTTTACTAGGGTTCATCGTCGATCAACGTATGATAAGCCTCACCGTACAAGTAATGGTGTCTAAAGAAGCGTGACAAAGCAAGTTAGGTAAGTGTAGACgttgaattttggcaccttggaagtgtgactcGGCGATGATGATCAAAGCTCGACTGgctcgtgtggtgactgaatggtaagaattaccaaattacccctaccccactttttgtaaccaaactgtcccaagtagagcctaaacccctaggatagccttatttaaccattttaagcccacatgtgaaatttcactccaattTGACACCTTTTGTCAAaatgactgttttacccctagcATGGTTCTCGGTATTTGGACCGCCCGATTTGgcccaaaacactttggatgaccttatttggtcatattaagctttaaTGTAAAGTTTTGGCCAATTCGGataacttttgtgaaaatgaccgttttgcccctgacCTTGTTCTCGGTATCTGAACCACCTGATTTGGCCCAACACCTTTTGGATGATCTTATTTGGTCATGTTGTGCTTATATGTAAAATTTCGTGTAAttctggtatcatttggaccttgaacGGTGTGAAAAAccatttttatacttttcttaGTATCTGTGCCATTTTGCGGTGAAATCTGAACCCATCATCCGTACGGATGGAAGGTACATGTCAAGAGGTTCACGTCGATATGTGGCacgtcaaaatcggccattcggatcaaaagatattgatgtttaAATGTGGACcctttaaaatggaatataaaaataaccaaaaaaaaatttgactgaACCAAGTCAGACCGGGTTAACCCGACCCGGACCGACCCGTCCTGACCCAACCTGGCTGGCCCTGTCGGCAGAGGCTACAAAGCCTAAGGCCCAGGTGCACAGCCCATGGCCATGCACCTGGCTGCAGCCTGCAGGCACGCTGTGCGCGGAGGTCAAGCCCGCCAGCCCCAACCCCCTTTTTTGTCAACCTGTATTAAATGCCCAGGGCTCATTTAGTCATTTTGTCGAACACattttggcctataaataggctgtGTTTTGGAAGGTTTAAGGACCTAGGAAAATTCAGGAAAAAATAACTTCATGAATGTCACgatcccctctttccatccATGCCATATAAATCCCAATAACATGCTTCCATAGACATAAAcaattcctcaaataccccttgttcaccactcttgccattcggggCAACAACACTTGGAGAGGCTTTCGGTGCCTTTCGGCAATAATTCCGGCCATCCAAGGATATGTAAACTGAGCCCAGACatttccacgcttcaagggtagtttttacatatttttatttatttttatgtatttcttttgattttctttagctaaaagaggttgttttcagttaaaaaatcttcaaaaataacacaagagtgataaaattctgaaattttcagggatgatgtTTACCAAtatgtttgatatgcattaaTTTTATCAACCTCCAAATCATGTTTTATGTGACATTTTTTCCCCTATGAGTGTTTTGGAATTATATGAAATCTGAACCTGTGGGTGGGTATTTTGACAAAATCATTTTAaccatgttaaatatcatgttttcATTTGTGGGTGTGGGCCTTGGTTTGGCTGAATTCGGATCTTTGATTGgggttttgtaattttacttattttcctttcattttacCATTTcaataatattaaaaatagtataaatgcataaaaatgcacaaaaaaattatgggatacatatttcatcaggcttgattttatgggatcattaatcactgacatgaatgtttgatcattttcataggtgttcccTACCATGTTAGGGAcgtagatgtcatttttctatttattgtgaaaatccaagaaaatcagaaaaacataaatatatatatatatatatgtatttctaAGCGTTAAATTATGTTTCaagttgttttagaatgttttcatatgcatacatgcccaTCATGAAACATAACCATACATAAAAAGTCACTTTTgcccttaggggtattttggtcattttatgacCAAATCATGTTTAGGGTCCTGGAAAGGTTTCTATCgctttatttgcatgttttaacattCATAAGCATGTCTTAagcatattttttctttttcatgagtttttcatgcattttgccatctaggggcatttttgtaatcttggtcattttgatccttaagccattttatttatcaaaCTTATCCATGATATTACGATTGCCCTAGGATCTTAATAATTTTGCATAATTGACCATGTTTTTTACCATAGAGTTAGATTTTCTAACTTAGGTAAAATAAATCAACTAGATTAATTAGGgcgcataatgtacataatcacctaacttaggggtagtaattaggattaaatcattaattttaattaacctaattaggtccataaatttcaacaaagataatcaaaacacaaaaaaaatagtttaattaggtacataattcgtataacacaacagtatacaatagagtttggtctaggaagactaGCCATCAgtcgggcggttgctgggtgcctaacaccttcccagcccgtaatttgacacttacccagagatctggagcagaccatccattgagtcattggagttaatttagcgccctTCTTTGAAGGATGGGCACCATTTGTCggtcctagaccctgatctaggtgACGACTTCCTACATCATCAACAATAATCCCCGCACCGCTCCTACGCTCGAGTGCACGACCTCAGAAAGAGGTCACGGATCGATCTTCGTTTGTTGCGCCTACAGTAAGGTAGGAGGGTCCCAAAGGGTCTCCAAAGGTTAAGATTTAAGGAAGGATAATAGAGTCCAGGTGGGGTCTTGAGTGGAGGCACAATGCCTGGGTCCAACCGTGGCAGAATGCTCGAAAAACCAGGACCGGACTCTCGGGTGGATTCTGGTCTGGGTCCATTCCTGGGTTCAGCACGAACCAGCAAGCATGCGGACTCATGGGGCGGACGctggtctgggtccactcctgggtccaACGCGAACCTGCAAGCATGCGGACTCACGGGGCGGACTCTGGTTtgggtccactcctgggtccagCGCGAACCAGCAAGCATGCGGACTCACGAGGCGGACTTTGGTTtgggtccactcctgggtccaCCCTCTGCTGAATCCAAAATTCCCAAGGTTTAAGCTCCCCAACTCTATTTCACTCTGGTTTTAGTCCgcaaggacttggggaaagggTCTTTGGGTCTACTTAGGTCACTATAACCTACTCCTATCAAGGAATTGATGGATCTATAGAATAAACCACCATAATGACCCAAATCCTTTTAGGTTTTCCattagaaaccctagattcaaGAGATGGGTTCAATAGAAGGCCATTAGGAGAATCAAAGGTGAGCATTAAGCTCCCCATGAAGGTAGGATACCAATTCCATAaacatccttgggttccaaatggaactctaggtcaaaAACCCCCAACTTGGATGGttcttccccaaacccaaaagaaataaagaagatagagagagtcCCAAGAGCTTACCTGAGCCAAAAGACAAGAACACCAATAGTTGAGCTCCAAGAGCCCAAAATCTTCCTCcaatctcttccttcttcttcttcttcttctttttcttcttctctttttcctttcaattttgcAGAACTAATTCAATCGTTGAGTCTCTAGATTAGTTAAGAACTATTGCTAAACCTCACTAAATGGCACCTCCACCTTACATGGGCTAGGTGGCTTTGTCCACCAACCACTACTTTCATTCttagccacctcctacttcactatttATCCAACAAGCCACCATATGCTTCctagccacctcctacttcactatttATTTAAGTATACAACATAACCCATGTGCTATTTaaatcatatatatacatatatagagaaataaacataaacatcatattattatattgtataTAACTTATATTCAAGTAATATTATATTACATCTTAATTTATAGAGtaacattattataatataatccaTTTAAATACATATAATAATGTATTACATAAAATTCTTGAAATTTCATATCCGACCCGCATCAGATACAAGGCCGGATCCAAGCTTGGATGTGAATCCGTGCGTGAACTCGAGCCTGGATGTTTGGTCCTTAAGTCTCAAAATCCGTTTCTAGGTTAAGTTGTGTCTATAGGGCCCACTTTTAAGGCCCAACACAAATAGAATAGAAGAGGGTGGGGTCCAACATTACTAGGGACACCACCACGAAGTCTAAGACATGggacaagtgggtcccacaacaCTTTACCCAAAATTGACCTTACAGCAATTGTGGACTCTCCGGCCTGTGAGTCCAGCTCAAGGTCCAGTCCTACAGAAATAGGGCAAATCCAAGGCAATAGACCCCGGACTTTGGCCCACCTTTCTAGGGTTACGAAGGGAGCACGTACACAtgatatttaaggattaaatgcTCACCTTCACGCGGTCACATCGCCCATTAAATCGAAATTCCACCCTTTTATTCCAGTTATCACCCTGACTGCTACGGCTCAAAGTCACAGGTGTTGACTGTTGGCAGCGTTGCAACATCTACCAATGAAAGTTCAACGTGGCCTGAAGAATTAGGGTGTAGtttgggtgcgggtataacagctgcaacagggttgggttgggtcgggccttttaaaaccttagctcaaccctgagtccccttagttgggcccagacCCGACCCGATCCTGACTcggggcctgaaaaatccaactctgccccaccctcagggtcgggccgtgctgaccctgattggccctaatcatgggggtggaggggaagggagatgcatgggctgccGCTACCCAAgctgggaaagggagatgaatGGGTTGGTTAAGCTGGGAAAGGGAGATACATGGACTGGACAAGCTAGGAAAGGGAGATGAATGGGCTGGTCAGGCTaggaaagggagatgcatggactggacaAGTTAGGAAAGGGAGATGAATGGGCTGGTCACgctgggaaagggagatgcatgtGCTGGCCaagctgagaagaagaagaagaagaagaagcggaagaacaagaagaaccaaaaaaaaaaaaaaaaaaagacacgaTTGGGTTGAGCCGGGccgggcttagcccgaggcctcaaccctgacccaacccaacccctGACTCAAGGCTggaaattcccaaccctgacccgacctcaaggccaaggtatctcaatccaagccctgttcgggctcagggcgggctcaggccgtcagggccaaacttgcacccctacccTATCTACCTTTCATTTTGTGtagataaaaattaaaataaataaaagacaaaagttttcatgcacgacCGTGTATGCGCACGGTCGATATTAAATGTTGTTAGATTAGCATAAATGCCCAATAGAATTGACATCAATACCCTTGCCCCCttatttgatggagttgataGGAGAATCTCGTGTGTACACGAATACCTTCCcctaaataaaattttgaaatagttACAGAGCTCATTCTACTTCTGAAataaagaatgctaaccggtcaTGTAGTTAGCGATATTCCTTCGCCTAGACACAAACAAAATGCCTTTGTGCGTGAAAAGATCATTCAACCCTTAATGCAATAAAAAATTGCATCCAAATCAATGCCTCTGTGCGAGGACGGATTAGCGTTCTTTGTTATGTGGCCCAAATTGCTTAATAATCACATGTTCATTAAAGTTTCCCAAACAAGTGTAAAAAGgtcatttcaatttcaaaacaaAGCCAATCTAATTCTATACTCGTCCGACCGTTGGACGGAAGACTCAGAGAATAGCCCTAGCACACCGAGCAACAAAGTGAGAATCGGCCGGTTTTGTGCAACTTGCaggtacctctctctctctctcatgcggGTCCATTCTACCCAACTTCACATTCTCCTTCCTTCTGAAATCCATCTGACCTCCAATGCCTCGACCATAGCCACTAGAGttgtttgtttcttgtttcATGATCTTTAGGGAGTTTACTTGCAGATAGTAGTTCTTCGGCATTTTTAGaggaaaacaaaacagaaataagTGGATTGACATTAACAAAAATTAGATCTAATTCTTTTCTCTAAAACTAAAAGCATGCAGTTAGATGAAATTCTTTATCCAAAATACTATCTGTCTCCACCtttctacaatttttttttgagaaactaTCACTAGCTTTTGATCGCTATTCTGAATGTCGGCATTGGTTTGCATCATTATCTTATCATGTGGGCAAGCTTTTTAGAATACAGAGAATAACTAGTCAATACAAGGGCTCTTGATGAGTTCCATATTGTATGAGAATCACATGTGCAGGTACTCATGCTCAATAATTAGCAATTCTTAATTCTTTTATATGAATCAGTTCGAAACTGATTCAAAAAGGCTGTCAGGGTTCGAGCTCTAACAGTTTATGTTGTATGACACTTTACTAAAAACAGTTGGAGATATTCCAAGGATCATGAGAAGTTGCATTTAAACCAGAAGTCATCCTCTAGTTGAGCCTGTTTGGAGTGTCCCTGGAACTTACATTTTGATTCTGCTCAACACCCCCCTCCCTAGCAAAGGAGAGGGGGGAATCTTTCCAGGGGGACGCAACAACTTGGGTGTCTCTTTTAAGGACACATATGTACAGCTACAACTGAGAAAAACTGAAGAGTGCCTGTCCAACAAATAGAAATTTAAATGGGCACAAACTTTGCAGCATGTAAATGTTTCCTTACAAGTTTTATTGACTCTAGTTAGGGGATAAAGGCTGAATTTTCCATCATACATGGTATCATAGATGTCACGACATCTGGGCAACCCGAGGCGTTGGAGGGGGATTGGacgcaaggcaacaccaacaaggtgcctggacgcctaggcgatgcctttaCAGCCATGCATGGCATCTTTCTAGAATGTTCCCTACACCTCAATTTATTGTGAATATTTTTTCTaaattccttctccttcctatTAACTCTTTTCATCTTATCAATAATTTGAAGAAAAGCCTTTGATAGTCTTTTGCCACTTTGAGGTGCAATTGTGCAAAGAGATCCGTAACCCAAATTGGTGGTTCACTCTATATGTGAGCAAAAAGGTTGATAACAGTGTTCTCACTAAACTCGTCTCAACAATGGAGGAGAATACTAAAGACCCTGACTTGTTTAGTATCATCCGTGTAGCATGTCTGATGCAAAGGCCATGGCCTTCCGCAGGAGGGAGTGTTATCCCCAATTTTTCTTAATGTATATCACTATATATTGACCTATTTGATTGGGAATTTACAAAATGTGTATGAGAAATGAAGCTCTTGATTCTAATGTTAATGCCTGTCAAGATGGTTTCAGCTCTAAGCTGTGCTGCTGGTTCAAAAGGCAGGTGAAAGACgaaaacaagaacaacaacaacaaacaccTAGGTGCTCTTGTTTAAGATTACATGTTTGTTGGTTTATGGATGAGATATTTTTGCTGTTTTAGGCCCCAATGACGTTTCTTTCAAGTTTAAGGCTAATGTGAATAACTATCTTCTGCACACTTTACATTTAGATGTGCGTGATCAGATGGAAATCTTGCCCATCAGTGATACATGTGGGGTTTGGTTTTTTGGCATTGCGGTGATCTGCGTGGGATTTGGTTTCTTGGCATTGCGGTGTGAACAAGTGAGAGAGAGCCCCCTTTGTTAGAGCTGTTCATAAATTGAAGAAGGTTCACTTATTTGCTTTGTAGAAACAAGagtcctgggatgctgggatgGTTAGGATTGGGAAGAAGTGGCTCTCTCATGGTTTGAAAAAGGATAAAGAGTTGGGGATTAAGCATTTGGCCAATAGCAGTTCTGTATTGTGCCAAATTCCATGTTTCCGTAAAGCTGGAGACAGATCACTGATTTAGGTCTTATAAAAGATATATGGATGCAAGATTGAATGCCAAAGCTGAAGACAATAAGGGGATTGTCTTGTCAAAGTACATCACAGAACCTGCAATTCCACTAAAACTAAGAGATTCCTTCCACAATTTCCAGAAGTGTGCATCAGAATATATCTCCACTGAGACAGCTTCAACTCCTGCATTGCTGCCTAATTTCCACTCAACCACCCAATCTACTGTCATCACAATTTTTTTGGCCCCTGTTAATGTTATAAAGAAGCATCTCGTGTGTTACGGTTTGATCAACAGTGAGGGACACACCCGTCCTGCTTCTGCACTCATCTTGCAAGACAACAGCCAAATCATGGATTGGGTTTCAGGTCTCATCTGCCGGTAGCTTAGGTAGTACAGTAAATGTGACAACTTCAGTGAAGTCAAGCTCATGATAGTTAATCTAGTAAGGATGTCTTGCAAGATCTCTGGACACTGGCATCAAAACATCACATGAAATTGAGAATGAGAAAGTGTTCAAGTCAGAGCTTAGTGTGCTCCCATTTACCTAGAGATGACACACAGAATGATTagaataaaacaaaattcaGGTTACAGAATTTTTTTCTACACAGTGGCATAACAAACCTATTTCTCATTCTATAATCTATATTGTCTACTAGTAACcaaatgatttctattttggccCATAAATTATTGGGgcaatttcctagatctacgaGATatgaaaaagaattacaaaatgAGTAGGTTACAACACAAAGTAAGTGTAAAACAAAGTCAAACCTACTTATTATGTAATTAGTTTTCTTATCTTGCAGATCTAGGCAATTTTCCCTAAATTATTCTTATAAAGTATTTCTCAGAAATGggacagaaatagaaatcattgCTAAAACAGCCTAAAACATCTTTCTCAGAAAGAGTAGGAATAGTTTTGGAAAAcccataccaaaaaaaaagggggtaccCAGTGCCCGAGGTTCCCGCCACTGTGGAGTCTGGGGAGTACCTAAGATACCCGTTATTATGGTTTATGTATTCCTTTATGATTCTTATATGTTAGATATCATCGTTGAGTTTGCTGTTTTGCTGCATTTTATTACATAGGTAGTTATAGGGTTTTCCACTTCATTTGGTTATTTCCCTTAATGCAATTGTCCTTAATGATTTCTtgataatttttcattttggcAATTCAATGTTTTGTAGTAAAGGAAGggctttttttcccttttctatatTTTAATACTGAGTTGTGATATTTGTTTGTTGGATTTAATACATCACCACAAGGATgtttataaattttcttttctgttaaTTGAATAATAAATTGCCTAGAAGATATGCCTGATGGTTTTTACCTCAAAGTGATagaccaaaagaaaattttgggaAAGTATAGGCAGCTCGATCAATTTGCAAAGACAACTCAGGCATTATTTGTTGCCACATGGCAGGTTGATTGGGGCCCACTTTAGGAGCCCAATTCTCTTGTTCGATAAATGGTCCATTCATGTTCAGTAATAAAGTGGacaaaattgattaaaaaacaCTCATCACCGGATGATTGTGGACCATGGAAAAAATTATGGAACCTGTGCAATGCAATGATGCATGATGGAGCATCCAATTGAGTTTGAACCTGGAATTTGGGATCTGACGAATACAGAGTCTCTTTTTCCCATACAATGGTTTGGATCGCCCCATTTGACATTCCACATGGCGGAAAATAAGGGGCTGAGGCAACTCAACTTAAGCTGCTTGCCAAGATCTTTTGGTcagtttgaagaagaaaattttgttgTCTTTCTTGTAGTATCATCTTTCATACTGATTTCCGTGGTCAATGCATGCAagactcccccccccctcccaaattttgaaatgtatggatggatattttattatttggaCTTTTATTCAGAATCATTCATTCGGAATTTCAGAGACAATTGCAAGATGGACATCATATCTCAGCTACAGGAACAAGTCAATACAATTGCATCTCTTGCCTTTAATTCCTTTGGGACACTGCAAAGGGATGCCCCTTCAGTACGCCTTTCACCAAATTATCCAGAACCAACCCCCGCCAATCCCTCAGACGACACTGTGAATACTGCAGAGCAACCCAAACTAATGAGTGCGGCCCTGGTTAAGGCTGCTAAGCAGGTGAGAATTTTTTCTGTAGCCAAGGAGAAACTTTGACATTGGAAATTAATGACATATAATAGTTTAAATGGTGCAAGGGGGGATCAGAAAAGTTAAATCACCCAGGAATTTCCTTTTTAATAACTCACTGTTGTTCTGTTCTCCCTTCTTTAATTATGCATCACAACCAACATTTTTTTGTAGGCTTTTGTGGGACAGCTTGATGTTCcactcttcccccccccccccccgctgccaaaaaaaaacattatttgAAAGTTAAGATATTATTCGACTACATCAATTTTTTATTGGATCTCTCCTAGATAAGAGAGCCTTTACCATGCATTAGACATTAAAAAGTTCAAGGTTtgattaattttcttttctgttcatGTTGCTAGAAACATTTCCTTTTTATCATCTTCAAAGACTAAATGTTGGATTTGTATTGCTTACTCTGAATTTTCTTGATTTTCATCCA includes these proteins:
- the LOC122641595 gene encoding mediator of RNA polymerase II transcription subunit 21-like isoform X3 codes for the protein MCVIRWKSCPSVIHVGFGFLALRDNCKMDIISQLQEQVNTIASLAFNSFGTLQRDAPSVRLSPNYPEPTPANPSDDTVNTAEQPKLMSAALVKAAKQYPREMKHNWNGLQNLRLKMKQWDRNFKGNWKQQSKS
- the LOC122641595 gene encoding mediator of RNA polymerase II transcription subunit 21-like isoform X1 — translated: MCVIRWKSCPSVIHVGFGFLALRDNCKMDIISQLQEQVNTIASLAFNSFGTLQRDAPSVRLSPNYPEPTPANPSDDTVNTAEQPKLMSAALVKAAKQFDTLVNVLPVSEGDEAQLERIAELEAENEAVGQELQRQLEAAEQELKQAQELFNQAVDNCVNLKKPD
- the LOC122641595 gene encoding mediator of RNA polymerase II transcription subunit 21-like isoform X2 — protein: MDIISQLQEQVNTIASLAFNSFGTLQRDAPSVRLSPNYPEPTPANPSDDTVNTAEQPKLMSAALVKAAKQFDTLVNVLPVSEGDEAQLERIAELEAENEAVGQELQRQLEAAEQELKQAQELFNQAVDNCVNLKKPD